Sequence from the Bacillus thuringiensis genome:
CTTGCACAGAAGATGTATGTGTACGTAGTAACGTTTCTTCTGTAATGTAGAATGTATCTTGCATGTCACGTGCTGGGTGATCTTTCGGTAAGTTTAATGCTTCGAAGTTGTAGTAGTCTTTTTCTACTTCTGTTCCTTCAGCTACTTCATAACCCATACCGATGAATACATCTTCAATTTGTTCAACAACAGCTGTTAACGGATGGTGACAACCTGTTTCAACAGGACGACCTGGCAAGGTAACATCAATTGTTTCAGTAGCTAACTTCGCTTCAATTACTGCTTTTTCTAAGTTACCAATTTTGTCGTCTAAACGCGTTTGAATCGCTTCACGTACTTCATTTACTAATGCTCCCATACGTGGACGCTCTTCTGCTGATAATTTTCCCATACCGCGTAATACTTCTGTAATTGGACCTTTTTTTCCTAAATACGCTACGCGTACGTCGTTTAAGCCTTTTAGCTCTTTCGCTTCTTCAATAAGCTCTAACGCTTTTTGCTTTAGCTCTTTTAAACGTGCTTCCATTTTGGAACCCTCCTAATTTTAAAAATAAAAAAACCTCGCTCCCAAAAAGGGACGAGGTAAATTCGCGGTACCACCCTAAATTGACAGAACATGTCTGCCCACTCATTAGTTATAACGATCAATTCTGACCGGAACGCCTTTACATATACATGGTCCTGGCGTCAACTCCAGAGGTGAATTCACTTCCGTCTACCATAAGAATGCTTTCAGTCTACGGCATTCTCTCCCTATATGGCGATTTTGTAAGCTACTCTTCTCTATCAACGTTTTTCGTTATTTAACTTTTAATATAATGTACTTCAACTTATTATAAGAAGTTTTTTATTTGTTCGCAACTGGGCTTTGTAAATAATACGTTAAAATCCCTGCTGCAACCGCAACATTTAATGATTCTGCCCCGCCGTAAATCGGAATATACAAGTTTTGATCCGTTTTTGCAAGAATTTCTTGGCTTACGCCGCTTCCTTCATTTCCTACAATTAATGCAAAGCTACCGGTTGGTGTTACTTCACCATAGGGAACTCCATTTTCAAGAGCTGTTCCATATACAGGAACGTTATTTTCTTTTAACTTATCTACCCATTCTTCTAAGTTCCCTTTTACAACTGGTAAGTGGAAAATAGAACCTTGTGTAGAACGAAGCACTTTACTATTATATGCATCAACGCATCCTTCTCCAAGCACAACGGCATGAATACCAGCTGCATCAGCTGTACGAATAATTGTCCCTAAATTACCTGGGTCTTGCAGGCCATCTAATAGAAGAAACTTCCCATCAGTAAGAGCTACTTCACTCTCGTGTTTCTCACAAACAGCAAATACACCTTGCGTCGTTTCTGTTTCACGAAGTACTTTTACGATTGCTTCAGGCACAATATACATTTCCACATCATTAACTGTCCAATCTTTCGGAAGGTCTGTCTGATCTGAAACGATAAGTTCTGTTACAACTCCTGCCTTTAAAGCTTCCTCCACTAAGTGGAATCCTTCAACAAAAAATAAACCTTTTTTATCGCGCTCTTTTTTCGTCTGCAGCTTTTTCCACTGCTTCACACGCGGATTTTGTACTGAATCAATGTTTTTCATAATATGTATTTCCCTCTCTTCTTGTCTTATCATTATAGCCTATTTTTCATACATATTTACATAAAAAAGAACAAAAACTAACGTCAGTTTCAATTCTGAAGAAGAGGTGAAAATAATGAGTTTTAATTTACGCGGTGCCGTATTAGCGAATGTATCTGGAAATTCACAAGATCAATTACAAGAAACAATCGTCGATGCAATTCAAAGTGGTGAAGAAAAAATGCTTCCAGGTCTTGGGGTTTTATTTGAAGTCATTTGGAAAAACGCGGATGAAAATGAAAAGCACGAAATGTTAGAAACACTGGAGCAAGGATTAAAAAAATAAGCAATTTAAAAATCACCTTCGCATAAGCAAAGGTGATTTTTTTCACGAAAAATTTTTTCTTCTCCTAAACATTTCTACTTTACTAACGAACTATGATGGAGTACAATGTTCAAAATACATTTAAACCGATCGATTTTTCTTCATATACACCATAAGATAAAAGGAGTGAATGTTTTATGCACCGTATTACGCTTGAACAAATTTTTAAACACCATATTACACAAAAATACGTAAATCGTTCTGGGATGGTCCACGCGATTGCTGTCGCTTACCATGCGTTTCACTTAGCTAAAAAGCATCACGCCTCAGTCGATGCTGCGACAAAAGCTGGTTTCCTTCATGATATCGGACATCATACGTGGTACACAGGCGGCGAATGGGACTATGATTTATATAAAAAGAATGATATACACGCAATTAAAGGCGCAGAAAGAGCTCATAAATTACTTATTAGATTAGGAGAACATCCGAAACTAGCAAAAGAAATTTCTATCGCAATTCTCCTTCATACAGATTCTTTCTTAGTAGAACAAGAAATTGAAAGAACATCTCTTCAAAACATTATTAAATGGGCGGATGAAGCAGATGAAGAACCGGGCGGAGCGCATCATTATCGAACAATTTCTTATGAAAAAGCGCTAAAAGCAATTCAACAGTTAGATCGATTGGTAGAGCGTGAATTACAAATAGAGCAATCGAAATCAAACAACAAAACAGAACATAGTTATCAATGAGAAAGAGGCATCACTATAGGGTGATACCTCTTTATTATTTTATGGAAAATACACCTTTATATGTAATATTTAAATGTTACACCCGAAAACAAGATGTTTTATAATTAAATATACAAATATAAAGAGGTGATTCTACAAATGCAATCCGCTATACAACTTTCTAATGAACAGAAATACTCTATGTCATGGTTACAATTTCTTGGAGTTTTATTCATTCTCTTTCCATGTCTCTCATTAATAAATATAATCCTTACATTTTTACCTATTGAGTTATATGGATACATTAACCCAAATACAAATAAATTTTTGCTTGATTCTATAGAAAATGTAAGTTATGAATTAGTTGCCTTACTTTTACTAATTGCATTTATTACGAAATATAAACCACTGAAAGAACTAGTATTACCTATATTCGATTTTCGAGTTTTAAAATCTTTTCGGATGTACATCTATGTTCTCATTTATTATGTACTCACCTTATTTGTAGATATGTTTGTGCTAGATAAAGTATTCCCTTCATCCGTACAAGAACAGTCTGATGCATTACAACTTTCAACACTAGACCACTATCCACTTCTCTTACTTCTAGCTGGTGGAATTTTTGCACCTATTTTTGAAGAACTTATATGCAGAGGGATTTTCCTTCGTTTTTTTGAAGAAAAGTTTACTTTTTGGCCAGCTGTAATTCTCTCAAGTTTAATTTTCGGTATTGCTCATACGTACTCTGTGGGAGTTATGTTTAGTGCATTTGTTACTGGAATTTTCGCTTGTTTATTGTACAAACAAACTAAATCCATTGTTCCAGCAATACTATTACATATCTTGACCAATGTAATTGCTTTTTTACCTTAAGCAAGAGGTATCATCACGATACCTCTTTTTACTCTTTTATAACAACTTCAAACTCTTCTTCCGTTAACACTTTTCGATAATCCGTTTTCTTTTCTCCTTCTTCACCAGAAGTTAGGACAGGCGTCAGTATAATTTTCGTTACACGATCTTCTAGCTTTTCAAATCGCCAATAACTATTTTTGGATAAGGTAAGACCTGAATGTGGTATTAACTCGTTTCCATCTTGATCTCTCGCGATAAATTTCACCTCTAATTTTTTTCCATTCAACATTTTATAGTTCAATTTCGTAGATATAGGAGAAACTTTTAAATTTTCCACTTCTATTTTTTGACCATTTTCTAATTTAAAATGTTTATGGATTGGGATTGTTTTCGTTTCAGCTTTTAATTTGTCTCCAGATGCTTTAAAGGAAAAGCCCCATTCTCCTTTCCATGTTGAATTCTCTTCTTTTAAAGAGATATCTCTATATACAACTTGTATATCACATTCTCCATGAATTTCTAGAGGGTTCATTTCACCATCTTTTAAATCTATATTTGAGAAAAATGTATACGTGTATTCATTTATTTTCTTGTCCCCGCCGCTACCGCTACCATTTAACTGTTTTCCATTTATATAAATATCAGGGCTAGGATAAGAGCCCTCTAAATTGATCCGACTAGACTTAAACGTACTATTAACAATAATCTGTCCCTCATCTATTATCACTTCATCTAACCTCACTTCTACACCGTTATCATAAACTGTTTGTCCTATTGTCGTTTTATATTCTTTTAAAGGTTCACCTCTACTGTTTACGTAGTCTTCCATTTTACTTCCGATTAACGGTATATCTGCAATCATCCTTCTCATATCTACAGTCATCATCATGATAAATAATGCAGCAGCAGATGTTACAATAGTTACATTCCGTTTCGTATGAGCTTTGTTCGTTTTTATTTTTTTACGAATTCGCTTTTTCATTTTCTTTTTCTCTATGTGAGTTAAGTTAATCTCTTCATATTCATTCTCATCCATTTTTATATCATTTAACATTTCATATGGATCTTTCATTTCTTTCACCTCTTTCCTTATTTATTTCATCCGGTTATGTAAAAATAATGCCCTTAACTTCTTTCGACCTC
This genomic interval carries:
- the pheS gene encoding phenylalanine--tRNA ligase subunit alpha, translated to MEARLKELKQKALELIEEAKELKGLNDVRVAYLGKKGPITEVLRGMGKLSAEERPRMGALVNEVREAIQTRLDDKIGNLEKAVIEAKLATETIDVTLPGRPVETGCHHPLTAVVEQIEDVFIGMGYEVAEGTEVEKDYYNFEALNLPKDHPARDMQDTFYITEETLLRTHTSSVQARTMENNKEKGPIKIICPGKVYRRDDDDATHSHQFMQIEGLVIDKNIRMSDLKGTLQVFVKKMFGEDREIRLRPSFFPFTEPSVEMDISCMMCHGKGCGTCKGTGWIEILGAGMVHPNVLEMAGYDSKEYQGFAFGMGAERIAMLKYGVDDIRHFYTNDVRFLQQFKRA
- a CDS encoding TrmH family RNA methyltransferase; this translates as MIRQEEREIHIMKNIDSVQNPRVKQWKKLQTKKERDKKGLFFVEGFHLVEEALKAGVVTELIVSDQTDLPKDWTVNDVEMYIVPEAIVKVLRETETTQGVFAVCEKHESEVALTDGKFLLLDGLQDPGNLGTIIRTADAAGIHAVVLGEGCVDAYNSKVLRSTQGSIFHLPVVKGNLEEWVDKLKENNVPVYGTALENGVPYGEVTPTGSFALIVGNEGSGVSQEILAKTDQNLYIPIYGGAESLNVAVAAGILTYYLQSPVANK
- the sspI gene encoding small acid-soluble spore protein SspI, coding for MSFNLRGAVLANVSGNSQDQLQETIVDAIQSGEEKMLPGLGVLFEVIWKNADENEKHEMLETLEQGLKK
- a CDS encoding HD domain-containing protein, which codes for MHRITLEQIFKHHITQKYVNRSGMVHAIAVAYHAFHLAKKHHASVDAATKAGFLHDIGHHTWYTGGEWDYDLYKKNDIHAIKGAERAHKLLIRLGEHPKLAKEISIAILLHTDSFLVEQEIERTSLQNIIKWADEADEEPGGAHHYRTISYEKALKAIQQLDRLVERELQIEQSKSNNKTEHSYQ
- a CDS encoding CPBP family intramembrane glutamic endopeptidase, which gives rise to MQSAIQLSNEQKYSMSWLQFLGVLFILFPCLSLINIILTFLPIELYGYINPNTNKFLLDSIENVSYELVALLLLIAFITKYKPLKELVLPIFDFRVLKSFRMYIYVLIYYVLTLFVDMFVLDKVFPSSVQEQSDALQLSTLDHYPLLLLLAGGIFAPIFEELICRGIFLRFFEEKFTFWPAVILSSLIFGIAHTYSVGVMFSAFVTGIFACLLYKQTKSIVPAILLHILTNVIAFLP
- a CDS encoding DUF4179 domain-containing protein, producing the protein MKDPYEMLNDIKMDENEYEEINLTHIEKKKMKKRIRKKIKTNKAHTKRNVTIVTSAAALFIMMMTVDMRRMIADIPLIGSKMEDYVNSRGEPLKEYKTTIGQTVYDNGVEVRLDEVIIDEGQIIVNSTFKSSRINLEGSYPSPDIYINGKQLNGSGSGGDKKINEYTYTFFSNIDLKDGEMNPLEIHGECDIQVVYRDISLKEENSTWKGEWGFSFKASGDKLKAETKTIPIHKHFKLENGQKIEVENLKVSPISTKLNYKMLNGKKLEVKFIARDQDGNELIPHSGLTLSKNSYWRFEKLEDRVTKIILTPVLTSGEEGEKKTDYRKVLTEEEFEVVIKE